A window of Harpia harpyja isolate bHarHar1 chromosome 23, bHarHar1 primary haplotype, whole genome shotgun sequence contains these coding sequences:
- the SOCS2 gene encoding suppressor of cytokine signaling 2, producing the protein MTLRSAGSLESAEGSGGRWGHPGAAAPVAEESREAAQLAAAMEELRRAGWYWGNMTVAEAKERLQDAPEGTFLVRDSSHSEYLLTISVKTSAGPTNLRIEYQDGKFRLDSITCVRSRLKQFNSVVHLIEYYVLMCKDRTETPSNGTVHLYLNKPLYTSAPSLQHRCRVTINKCTNRIWELPLPTRLKEYLKEYQYQV; encoded by the exons atgacccTGCGCTCCGCCGGGTCCCTGGAGAGCGCGGAGGGCTCCGGGGGGCGCTGGGGGcaccccggggcggcggcgccggtTGCCGAGGAGTCCCGTGAGGCGGCGCAGCTGGCCGCGGCTATGGAGGAGCTGCGGCGGGCAG GATGGTACTGGGGCAACATGACTGTTGCTGAAGCCAAAGAGAGATTACAGGATGCCCCCGAAGGGACCTTCTTGGTTAGGGATAGTTCCCATTCAGAGTATCTACTGACGATTTCTGTAAAAACCTCAGCGGGACCGACCAATCTACGTATAGAATATCAAGATGGCAAGTTTAGACTGGACTCTATCACTTGTGTCAGATCTAGACTTAAACAGTTCAACAGCGTTGTGCATTTGATTGAGTACTATGTTCTTATGTGCAAGGACAGAACCGAAACACCTTCAAATGGAACAGTTCATCTTTACTTGAACAAACCTCTCTATACGTCTGCTCCATCTCTGCAACACCGCTGCAGAGTAACTATAAACAAATGTACAAATCGGATTTGGGAGCTGCCATTACCAACAAGACTAAAAGAGTACTTGAAAGAGTACCAATACCAggtataa